A region of Flocculibacter collagenilyticus DNA encodes the following proteins:
- a CDS encoding MerR family transcriptional regulator has product MTSQQEITFSISDLAKEFDITTRSIRFYEDQGLLMPSRSGQTRIYSKRDRVRLKLILRGKRLGFSLAETKNLFELYDADQGSAIQLETMLTMIQEKKERLHQQMDDIKVVLMELITAERRCLESLTNLSEEFDVNIDVNNNEEKLS; this is encoded by the coding sequence ATGACAAGCCAACAAGAGATAACATTCTCCATCAGTGATTTAGCGAAAGAATTTGACATCACTACGCGAAGTATTCGTTTTTATGAAGACCAAGGCTTATTAATGCCCTCTCGTAGTGGTCAAACCCGCATTTATAGTAAGCGGGATCGTGTTCGTTTAAAGCTGATATTACGTGGGAAGCGGCTGGGGTTTTCGTTGGCTGAAACAAAAAATTTATTCGAACTCTACGATGCAGATCAAGGTAGCGCAATTCAGTTAGAAACCATGCTAACGATGATTCAAGAAAAAAAAGAGCGCCTGCATCAACAAATGGACGATATTAAAGTAGTACTTATGGAGCTAATCACCGCTGAACGGCGTTGTTTAGAGTCGCTTACTAACCTTTCAGAAGAATTTGACGTGAATATTGACGTGAATAACAACGAGGAAAAATTATCATGA
- a CDS encoding CoA transferase subunit B — protein MALSREQIAMRVAQEFNDGDYVNLGIGIPTLAANYVPDDIEVMLQSENGLLGMGPYPTEDQVDADMINAGKETVTAITGASIFDSAESFAMIRGGHVDITVLGAFEVDQQGNIASYMIPGKLVKGMGGAMDLVAGAENIIVTMTHANKHGVSKLLPECTLPLTGVNCITRIITDLAVLEVKDGAFVLKERAPGVSVDEIKEKTAGKLVVEGDIPEMKL, from the coding sequence ATGGCATTATCAAGAGAACAAATCGCAATGCGAGTCGCCCAAGAGTTCAATGACGGTGACTACGTAAACCTAGGTATTGGTATCCCTACTCTTGCAGCGAACTACGTACCTGATGATATTGAAGTGATGCTGCAATCAGAAAATGGTTTATTAGGCATGGGGCCATACCCAACTGAAGACCAAGTAGATGCAGACATGATAAACGCAGGCAAAGAAACAGTGACTGCTATTACGGGCGCATCCATTTTCGATTCTGCTGAAAGCTTTGCGATGATCCGTGGCGGTCATGTTGATATTACCGTATTAGGAGCATTTGAAGTTGATCAACAAGGTAACATCGCTTCTTACATGATCCCGGGTAAATTAGTAAAAGGTATGGGCGGTGCAATGGACTTAGTTGCAGGTGCTGAAAATATTATTGTTACTATGACGCATGCTAACAAGCATGGCGTATCAAAACTATTACCTGAATGCACGCTACCATTAACAGGCGTTAACTGTATAACCCGCATTATTACCGATTTAGCCGTGCTAGAAGTAAAAGATGGCGCATTTGTATTAAAAGAACGCGCTCCAGGTGTATCGGTGGACGAAATTAAAGAAAAAACAGCAGGTAAGCTTGTTGTTGAAGGTGATATTCCTGAAATGAAGCTATAA
- a CDS encoding isovaleryl-CoA dehydrogenase, with the protein MISRFSSLNFNLGETVDMIRDQVNAFARDEIAPRAEQIDIDNEFPNELWQKFGDMGLLGMTVEEEYGGSGLGYIEHVIAMQEISRASASVGLSYGAHSNLCLNQLRKNGTHEQKLKYLPKLCSGEHIGALAMSEPNAGSDVVSMKLRAEKKGDRYILNGNKMWITNGPDANTFIIYAKTDVNAGSKGITAFIVERDFPGFSRHQKLDKLGMRGSNTCELVFEDCEIPEENVLGEVGKGVRVLMSGLDYERVVLSGGPLGIMDACMDSVVPYIHDRQQFGQSIGQFQLVQGKVADMYTQMNAAKSYVYLVAQACDRGETTRKDAAGAILYSAELATKMALDAIQLLGGNGYINEFPTGRLLRDAKLYEIGAGTSEIRRMLIGRELFNESN; encoded by the coding sequence ATGATCTCAAGATTTAGTTCTCTAAACTTTAACCTAGGCGAAACGGTCGACATGATCCGTGATCAGGTCAACGCATTTGCTCGCGATGAGATCGCGCCTCGTGCAGAACAAATTGATATTGATAACGAATTTCCTAATGAGCTATGGCAAAAATTTGGTGACATGGGTTTATTAGGTATGACTGTTGAAGAAGAATACGGCGGTTCAGGTTTAGGTTACATTGAGCATGTAATTGCAATGCAAGAAATTAGCCGTGCTTCAGCATCAGTTGGCTTAAGCTACGGTGCACACTCTAACCTGTGTCTTAATCAATTACGCAAAAATGGTACTCACGAACAAAAACTTAAATATTTACCTAAGTTATGTTCTGGCGAACATATTGGCGCACTTGCTATGTCTGAGCCAAATGCGGGTTCAGATGTAGTGAGTATGAAATTGCGCGCTGAGAAAAAAGGTGATCGTTACATCTTAAACGGTAACAAAATGTGGATCACTAATGGTCCAGATGCAAACACCTTCATCATATATGCCAAAACCGACGTTAATGCTGGCTCTAAAGGCATCACTGCGTTTATTGTTGAGCGCGACTTCCCAGGATTTTCTCGCCATCAAAAACTTGATAAATTAGGAATGCGCGGCTCGAATACCTGTGAGCTAGTATTTGAAGATTGTGAAATCCCTGAAGAAAACGTGCTAGGTGAAGTTGGCAAAGGCGTTCGTGTACTTATGTCAGGCCTAGACTACGAGCGCGTTGTCTTGTCTGGTGGCCCACTAGGTATTATGGACGCTTGTATGGATAGCGTTGTGCCTTACATTCACGACCGCCAACAGTTTGGCCAGTCAATTGGTCAATTCCAGCTAGTTCAAGGCAAAGTGGCCGACATGTATACACAAATGAATGCTGCCAAGTCTTATGTTTACTTAGTTGCTCAAGCCTGTGATCGCGGTGAAACAACACGTAAAGATGCAGCGGGTGCTATTCTATATTCAGCTGAATTAGCAACTAAAATGGCACTTGACGCAATTCAATTACTTGGCGGCAACGGTTATATCAACGAATTCCCTACTGGCCGTTTATTACGCGACGCTAAGTTATACGAAATTGGTGCTGGCACGTCAGAAATTCGTCGAATGCTAATTGGCCGTGAGTTATTCAACGAGTCAAACTAA
- a CDS encoding enoyl-CoA hydratase/isomerase family protein encodes MNTPLHTENTVTVDITNSGVATVTLNRPDKHNAFDDSVIAELTAAFNQVANNPNARVMVLASTGKSFSAGADLAWMKRMASYSYEENYKDAQALAEMLRVLNFMPMPTIAKVQGAAFGGAVGLVSCCDLAIASEKASFCLSEVKIGLIPATISPYVVDAIGLRASRRYFMTAERFFANTAQSLGLVSEVVAPEELDNATEQMINTLLNNSPAAVKAAKQLAFDVAHQTINSTLIDDTSERIASIRTSDEGQEGLTAFLEKRQPAWQAQ; translated from the coding sequence ATGAATACACCTCTACACACTGAAAACACAGTTACGGTAGATATTACCAATTCAGGCGTTGCCACGGTTACACTGAACAGACCCGACAAACATAACGCATTTGATGATAGCGTCATTGCAGAGTTAACCGCCGCTTTTAATCAAGTTGCTAACAACCCTAATGCTCGCGTAATGGTATTAGCATCTACAGGAAAAAGCTTTAGCGCTGGCGCTGATTTAGCTTGGATGAAGCGCATGGCCAGTTACTCGTATGAAGAAAACTACAAAGACGCCCAAGCGCTAGCAGAAATGTTACGAGTACTTAATTTTATGCCAATGCCAACCATAGCAAAAGTGCAAGGTGCTGCATTTGGCGGTGCTGTAGGGCTTGTATCATGTTGCGATTTAGCCATTGCCAGCGAAAAAGCGAGCTTTTGCTTAAGCGAAGTAAAAATTGGCTTAATTCCCGCTACTATCAGTCCTTACGTGGTTGATGCAATTGGCTTACGTGCTTCAAGACGCTACTTTATGACTGCTGAACGTTTCTTTGCCAATACTGCGCAATCATTAGGGTTAGTCAGCGAAGTAGTGGCACCAGAAGAATTGGATAATGCAACCGAACAAATGATCAACACGCTGTTAAACAACAGTCCAGCAGCAGTTAAAGCAGCAAAACAACTGGCATTTGATGTTGCACACCAAACAATTAATAGCACACTGATTGATGATACCAGCGAACGTATTGCATCAATACGTACATCTGATGAAGGCCAAGAAGGTTTAACCGCTTTCTTAGAAAAACGTCAACCAGCTTGGCAAGCGCAATAA
- a CDS encoding acetyl-CoA C-acyltransferase, translating to MSNQDPIVIVSAKRTPMGGFQGSLSSVPAPDLGAVAIKAAMESAGVSGNDVDEVIMGCVLPAGLGQAPARQAALKADLPVSAGATTINKVCGSGMKAAMLANDLITAGSLNVAVVGGMESMTNAPYMLPNARGGMRMGHGEVKDHMFLDGLEDAYQGKAMGCFAQETSDKYEFTREQLDEYAIRSLTRAQDAIEAGRFNNEVAPVTYSTRRGDVTVEIDEQPGNAKIDKIPSLRPAFKKDGTITAANSSSISDGAAAMVMMSLSEAEKRGLKPLAKIVGHATNSLQPDQFTVAPVGAMQKVLEVAGWNAQDVDLFEINEAFAMVTMAAMVELDLPAEKVNVNGGACALGHPLGASGARIMVTLIHALKDKGLTKGVASLCIGGGEATAVAIEVL from the coding sequence ATGTCTAACCAAGATCCTATCGTTATTGTAAGTGCAAAAAGAACACCTATGGGTGGATTTCAAGGGAGTTTATCATCAGTGCCAGCGCCAGATTTAGGTGCAGTTGCGATTAAAGCAGCAATGGAAAGTGCGGGTGTGAGCGGTAATGATGTTGATGAAGTCATCATGGGATGTGTTTTACCAGCAGGACTAGGCCAAGCGCCAGCACGCCAAGCAGCTTTAAAAGCTGATTTACCTGTATCAGCCGGTGCAACTACTATTAATAAAGTGTGTGGTTCAGGCATGAAAGCGGCAATGTTAGCGAATGACTTAATTACAGCTGGTAGCTTAAATGTTGCTGTAGTTGGCGGGATGGAAAGCATGACGAACGCACCATATATGCTGCCAAATGCTCGCGGTGGCATGCGTATGGGGCATGGAGAAGTAAAAGATCATATGTTCCTTGATGGATTAGAAGATGCATATCAAGGTAAGGCAATGGGATGTTTCGCTCAAGAAACATCTGATAAGTACGAATTCACTCGTGAACAACTAGATGAATATGCGATTCGCTCACTAACTCGCGCTCAAGATGCAATAGAAGCAGGTCGTTTTAACAATGAGGTTGCACCAGTAACCTACTCAACACGACGTGGTGATGTAACGGTTGAAATAGATGAGCAACCGGGTAACGCTAAAATCGATAAAATCCCTTCGCTAAGACCAGCATTCAAAAAAGACGGCACGATTACTGCGGCAAACTCTTCATCGATTAGCGATGGTGCGGCGGCAATGGTGATGATGTCTCTTTCAGAAGCAGAAAAGCGCGGCTTAAAGCCGCTCGCTAAAATTGTTGGGCACGCGACAAACTCTTTACAGCCTGATCAATTTACTGTTGCTCCTGTTGGTGCAATGCAAAAAGTATTAGAAGTGGCAGGTTGGAATGCGCAAGATGTTGACTTGTTTGAAATTAATGAAGCGTTTGCGATGGTAACAATGGCAGCAATGGTTGAATTAGATTTACCTGCTGAAAAAGTAAACGTTAATGGTGGTGCATGTGCACTTGGTCATCCACTTGGTGCATCTGGCGCACGTATCATGGTTACACTTATTCATGCACTTAAAGATAAAGGATTAACCAAGGGTGTTGCATCGTTATGTATTGGCGGTGGTGAAGCAACAGCGGTTGCAATTGAAGTATTATAA
- a CDS encoding hydroxymethylglutaryl-CoA lyase translates to MSLQLSEKTNEKLPATVNIVEVGPRDGLQNEKQPVDAEHKIALVHNLADAGVTYIETGAYVSPKWVPQMGTTTEVFAGITQQEHITYAALTPNLKGLEAALASGVKEVAIFGAASEAFSQKNINCSIEESFERFAPVVEKALAKGVKVRGYVSCVLGCPYEGDIDIQQVARVAKKLFDMGCYEISLGDTIGVGTPDKAKAMIAEVAKQVPVEKLAVHFHDTYGQALANIYAALQMGVNTVDSAVAGLGGCPYAKGASGNVATEDVVYMLNGLGIKSGIDLTKLAKAGWHISDTLNRAPSSKVSAALRAAQE, encoded by the coding sequence ATGTCATTACAATTATCTGAAAAGACTAATGAAAAGCTACCAGCCACGGTTAATATTGTTGAAGTGGGCCCACGAGACGGCCTACAAAATGAAAAACAGCCCGTTGACGCAGAACATAAAATAGCACTTGTACACAACCTTGCTGATGCGGGGGTAACCTATATTGAAACGGGCGCTTATGTGTCTCCTAAATGGGTGCCACAGATGGGAACGACAACCGAAGTATTTGCCGGGATCACGCAACAAGAACATATAACCTACGCTGCATTAACTCCAAACCTAAAAGGGTTAGAAGCCGCGTTAGCATCAGGCGTTAAAGAGGTAGCCATTTTTGGTGCTGCCTCAGAAGCGTTCAGCCAAAAAAACATCAATTGCTCCATTGAAGAAAGTTTTGAACGTTTTGCTCCTGTTGTAGAAAAAGCGTTGGCCAAAGGTGTAAAAGTGCGTGGTTATGTGTCGTGCGTACTGGGCTGCCCGTACGAAGGCGACATTGATATACAGCAAGTTGCACGTGTTGCTAAAAAACTGTTTGATATGGGCTGTTATGAAATTTCGCTGGGCGATACCATAGGTGTAGGCACGCCAGATAAAGCCAAAGCGATGATTGCTGAGGTAGCTAAACAAGTACCAGTAGAAAAATTAGCCGTACATTTTCACGATACTTATGGCCAAGCATTAGCAAATATTTACGCTGCATTACAAATGGGGGTTAATACCGTTGATAGTGCCGTAGCAGGTTTAGGCGGCTGTCCTTACGCTAAAGGCGCCTCAGGTAATGTTGCAACAGAAGATGTTGTGTACATGCTAAATGGGCTAGGCATTAAGTCAGGTATAGATTTAACGAAACTGGCTAAAGCGGGCTGGCATATTAGCGACACGCTGAATCGTGCACCAAGTTCAAAAGTATCTGCTGCGTTAAGAGCAGCGCAAGAATAA
- a CDS encoding CoA transferase subunit A — protein sequence MAGFDKVVTSYDEAMAGLNDNMTIIAGGFGLCGIPEGLIAQIKKVGTKGLTIVSNNCGVDGFGLGVLLEDKQVKKMVSSYVGENALFEKQLLEGDLEVELTPQGTLAEKMRAGGAGIPAFFTATGYGTPVGEGKEVREFDGRNYIMEESITGDFAIVKAWKADRYGNCIYRHTSKNFNPLAATAGKITVVEVEEIVEPGELEPSQIHTPGIYVDRVIQGTFEKRIERTVLAK from the coding sequence ATGGCAGGTTTCGACAAGGTAGTAACTAGCTATGATGAAGCCATGGCAGGTCTGAACGACAATATGACAATTATTGCGGGCGGGTTTGGCTTATGTGGTATTCCAGAAGGTCTTATTGCTCAAATAAAGAAAGTGGGCACAAAAGGTTTAACCATCGTTTCTAACAATTGTGGCGTAGACGGTTTTGGCTTAGGTGTTTTGTTAGAAGATAAACAAGTAAAAAAAATGGTGTCGTCTTATGTTGGCGAAAATGCACTATTTGAAAAACAATTACTTGAAGGTGATTTGGAAGTTGAACTTACTCCTCAAGGCACATTAGCAGAAAAAATGCGTGCTGGTGGTGCTGGTATTCCTGCATTCTTCACAGCAACTGGCTACGGCACTCCTGTTGGCGAAGGCAAAGAAGTAAGAGAGTTCGATGGCCGTAATTACATTATGGAAGAAAGCATCACGGGCGACTTTGCAATTGTTAAAGCGTGGAAAGCAGACCGCTATGGAAACTGTATTTATCGCCATACTTCAAAAAACTTTAATCCACTTGCCGCCACAGCAGGCAAAATTACCGTTGTTGAAGTTGAAGAAATTGTTGAGCCTGGTGAATTAGAACCGAGTCAAATTCATACACCTGGCATCTACGTAGATCGCGTTATTCAAGGCACGTTCGAAAAACGTATTGAACGTACTGTTTTAGCTAAATAA
- a CDS encoding carboxyl transferase domain-containing protein: MAKIVSKINTRSQDFEHNANEMQAIVDDVLTKLETIKLGGGEKLKQRHESRGKLFVRDRIEKLLDVGSAFLEIGQFAGFECYEDYVPAAGVVAGIGRVSGIECMIIANDATVKGGTYYPLTVKKHLRAQEIAERCHLPCIYLVDSGGANLPRQDEVFPDKLHFGRIFFNQANMSAKGIPQIAVVMGLCTAGGAYVPAMADESIIVKEQGTIFLAGPPLVKAATGEEVSAEELGGADVHCKTSGVADHYALNDEHALQIARQAVSRLNKSKKVDLDIKAPKEPAYDPKEIYGIVGTDLKKPFDVKEVIARIVDDSDFDEFKQFYGSTLVCGFARIFGYPVGIVANNGILFSESAQKGAHFIELCSQRKIPLLFLQNITGFMVGKKYEAEGIAKHGAKMVTAVSCAKVPKFTVLIGGSYGAGNYGMCGRAYDPTMMWMWPNSRISVMGGEQAAGVMAQVTKDGMARKGQTWTAEEEAAFKQPITEQYEEQGHPYYASGRLWDDGIIDPAQTRMVVGLALSASLNAPIEDTKFGVFRM, translated from the coding sequence ATGGCGAAGATAGTAAGTAAAATTAATACTCGCAGCCAAGACTTCGAACATAATGCGAATGAAATGCAAGCCATTGTAGACGACGTACTTACAAAGCTAGAAACAATTAAACTTGGCGGTGGCGAAAAGCTTAAACAGCGTCATGAATCTCGTGGCAAATTATTTGTACGTGACCGCATCGAAAAACTACTCGATGTAGGTTCAGCATTTCTTGAAATTGGTCAATTTGCTGGCTTTGAGTGTTATGAAGATTATGTGCCCGCAGCAGGTGTCGTAGCAGGCATTGGCCGTGTAAGCGGCATAGAATGTATGATTATTGCAAACGACGCCACCGTTAAAGGAGGCACTTACTATCCGCTTACTGTGAAAAAGCATCTTCGCGCACAAGAAATTGCCGAACGCTGCCACCTTCCTTGTATTTACCTTGTAGACTCTGGTGGTGCAAACTTGCCTCGTCAAGATGAAGTATTCCCAGATAAACTGCACTTCGGTCGCATTTTCTTCAACCAAGCTAACATGTCTGCTAAAGGTATTCCTCAAATTGCAGTTGTAATGGGGTTATGCACAGCAGGCGGTGCTTATGTCCCTGCAATGGCAGACGAAAGCATCATCGTGAAAGAACAAGGCACTATTTTTCTTGCCGGGCCACCATTAGTAAAAGCAGCCACAGGTGAAGAAGTATCAGCAGAAGAGCTCGGCGGTGCAGATGTGCACTGTAAAACGTCTGGTGTTGCCGATCACTACGCCTTAAACGACGAACATGCACTGCAAATTGCCAGACAAGCTGTTTCTCGTTTAAACAAAAGCAAAAAAGTAGATTTAGACATTAAAGCGCCTAAAGAACCAGCATACGATCCGAAAGAAATTTACGGCATTGTTGGTACTGATCTTAAAAAGCCGTTTGATGTAAAAGAAGTTATTGCACGTATTGTTGATGACTCAGATTTTGATGAATTTAAACAATTCTACGGGTCGACACTGGTTTGTGGATTTGCTCGCATTTTTGGCTACCCTGTCGGCATCGTGGCGAATAATGGCATATTATTTTCTGAATCAGCACAAAAAGGCGCACACTTTATTGAGTTATGCTCTCAGCGCAAAATTCCTTTGCTTTTCTTACAAAATATTACCGGTTTCATGGTTGGTAAAAAGTATGAAGCCGAAGGTATCGCCAAACACGGTGCCAAAATGGTTACCGCAGTATCTTGTGCCAAAGTACCTAAATTTACTGTACTCATTGGTGGCTCTTACGGTGCTGGTAACTATGGTATGTGTGGTAGAGCTTACGACCCAACGATGATGTGGATGTGGCCTAACTCGCGCATTTCAGTAATGGGTGGTGAACAAGCGGCAGGCGTCATGGCACAGGTTACGAAAGACGGCATGGCCAGAAAAGGACAAACATGGACCGCAGAAGAGGAAGCTGCATTTAAGCAACCTATTACTGAGCAATATGAAGAACAGGGTCACCCTTATTATGCTTCAGGTCGATTATGGGATGACGGCATTATTGATCCAGCTCAAACTCGTATGGTGGTTGGCTTAGCGTTATCAGCCTCGTTAAATGCGCCAATTGAAGACACCAAGTTTGGTGTGTTCAGAATGTAA
- a CDS encoding acetyl-CoA carboxylase biotin carboxylase subunit translates to MFKKILIANRGEIACRVIETAHKLGIRCVAVYSDADANSMHVAMADEAFHIGPAPSKDSYLRADKILEVAKKSGAEAVHPGYGFMSENPEFAKACADNNIVFIGPPVPAIEAMGSKSAAKDIMSKANVPLVPGYHGDNQDPAFLKQEANNIGYPMLLKAAFGGGGKGMRVVWQESEFDDALASAKREAINGFGNDTMLMEKYLTKPRHVEIQVFCDNHGNGIYLAERDCSIQRRHQKVIEEAPAPGLSQEIRTAMGEAAVRAAQAINYQGAGTVEFLYDEDGSFYFMEMNTRLQVEHPVTEMITGQDLVKWQLLVASGETLPLTQDEVTIEGHAFEVRVYAEDPENDFLPATGKLNYLRQPEQSQHVRVDTGVRENDEVSAFYDPMIAKLIVWDENRDRALQRMLRALDDYRISGVKTNLHFLSSLLEHPSFKDVELDTNFIEKHKDTLHAPAKQADTQALVMAVLYLLLNQAKCNRDSANDSFDPYSPWHGFTGWRMNENQQYKIQLTDEHNVEHFIAVEQVGTQFVITVDGTDITATGTLDDDHLKATIGGHNMNVLIAEKDNQITVFNKQNIVTFTNTLSSEIVVEDNAGQGGLTAPMNGTIVSVLVKQGDEVKAGQNLVIMEAMKMEYTITAPSDGKVEEVYFTDGDLVADGAELLSIAATEQANK, encoded by the coding sequence ATGTTTAAAAAAATATTAATCGCAAACCGTGGTGAAATTGCTTGTCGCGTTATAGAAACGGCTCATAAACTTGGCATTCGCTGTGTAGCCGTTTATTCAGATGCAGACGCAAATTCAATGCACGTTGCAATGGCAGATGAAGCATTCCATATTGGCCCTGCCCCAAGTAAAGATTCGTACTTACGTGCTGATAAAATTTTAGAAGTAGCAAAAAAATCTGGCGCAGAAGCCGTTCACCCTGGTTATGGCTTTATGTCGGAAAACCCAGAGTTTGCTAAAGCATGTGCCGACAATAATATTGTATTTATTGGTCCGCCAGTTCCAGCCATTGAAGCGATGGGCTCTAAAAGCGCAGCGAAAGACATTATGAGCAAAGCCAATGTGCCTTTAGTGCCTGGTTATCACGGTGACAACCAAGACCCTGCTTTTTTAAAGCAAGAAGCCAATAACATTGGTTACCCAATGTTATTAAAAGCTGCATTTGGTGGTGGCGGTAAAGGCATGCGAGTTGTATGGCAAGAAAGCGAGTTTGATGATGCACTGGCTTCTGCGAAACGCGAAGCTATTAATGGTTTTGGTAACGACACCATGTTAATGGAAAAATACCTAACCAAACCTCGCCATGTTGAAATACAAGTATTTTGTGACAACCATGGTAATGGCATTTACCTTGCGGAGCGTGACTGTTCAATACAGCGTCGTCATCAAAAAGTGATTGAAGAAGCACCAGCGCCGGGGTTATCTCAAGAGATCAGAACGGCAATGGGTGAAGCTGCAGTGCGCGCAGCGCAAGCTATTAACTACCAAGGTGCGGGAACCGTTGAATTTTTGTATGACGAAGACGGTTCATTTTACTTCATGGAAATGAATACCCGACTTCAGGTTGAACACCCTGTTACTGAAATGATCACAGGACAAGACCTTGTAAAATGGCAGCTACTTGTTGCCTCTGGTGAAACATTACCTTTGACTCAAGACGAGGTCACGATTGAAGGCCATGCATTTGAAGTACGCGTGTATGCTGAAGATCCTGAAAACGACTTCTTACCTGCAACTGGTAAATTAAACTATCTCCGCCAGCCTGAACAAAGTCAGCACGTACGTGTTGATACAGGTGTACGTGAGAATGACGAAGTGTCTGCCTTTTATGACCCAATGATAGCAAAGCTAATTGTTTGGGATGAAAACCGTGATCGCGCCTTACAGCGTATGCTTAGGGCATTAGACGACTACCGTATTTCTGGAGTTAAAACTAATCTACACTTTTTGTCTAGCTTACTTGAACATCCTTCATTTAAAGATGTTGAGTTAGACACTAACTTTATTGAAAAACATAAAGACACACTGCACGCGCCAGCAAAACAAGCCGATACCCAAGCACTAGTGATGGCCGTATTATATTTACTGCTAAACCAAGCGAAATGTAATCGAGATTCTGCAAACGACTCATTCGACCCTTACTCTCCGTGGCATGGCTTTACTGGCTGGCGAATGAATGAAAATCAACAGTATAAAATTCAATTAACGGATGAACATAATGTTGAACACTTCATTGCTGTTGAACAAGTCGGCACACAATTTGTGATCACCGTTGACGGTACCGACATTACTGCAACAGGCACGCTAGATGATGACCACCTAAAAGCAACAATAGGTGGTCACAATATGAATGTACTTATTGCCGAGAAAGATAATCAAATTACCGTGTTTAATAAGCAAAACATTGTTACATTCACCAATACACTAAGTAGTGAAATTGTTGTTGAAGATAATGCTGGGCAAGGCGGTCTTACAGCCCCAATGAACGGTACTATTGTTTCTGTGCTTGTTAAACAAGGTGATGAAGTAAAAGCAGGTCAAAACCTCGTCATTATGGAAGCCATGAAAATGGAATACACCATCACTGCTCCAAGCGATGGCAAGGTAGAAGAAGTGTATTTCACTGACGGTGATTTGGTCGCAGACGGTGCAGAATTACTTTCAATCGCTGCAACTGAACAAGCAAACAAATAG